One Spinacia oleracea cultivar Varoflay chromosome 4, BTI_SOV_V1, whole genome shotgun sequence DNA segment encodes these proteins:
- the LOC110800190 gene encoding uncharacterized protein — protein sequence MADALDEAESFIHATEICSVPKESKGTETTDHPQRKDKSDKKTSRPNGTWAIEKKGYHTTQSQGLKRGRPYDKERFEYNTDLYTILLDVSDRYEIDRPFPMKSPVETRDNSLYCKFHCDVGHETKDCKSLRRALDGLAAKGFLKSYLSSSAGGSGKKFYKKSKSPSYRRDDNDTDPEIVAVISGGLAAGGPTMRGQKDYASRLGQVMLSGKAPMDHFPKVEICESDRGKIATPHDDPLVIELKVANLKVRRILVDTGSSSDIISTSCLNRLEHDPKTIEKIHYPIIGFGGGIIHPQGIITLPLRVGGRHQSKNLNVRFLIVKDLTAYNIILGRPTLNQAKAVVVTHLMLMKYVCDKGQVGTIHGDQQLARDCYLTMLSPEAWGKIDEARTSSKKKLDEIEEKVKKETFTIATAHMEARRPEPVGGHYEVILDETRPDRTVPVGVSPDDQLGAHLVTLLREFQDIFAFAVEEMPGIDPSIAVHKLNVDESLKHVRQKKRNHGEARNKAAAEEVQKLLEAGFIRPSQYPDWVANVVLVPKPNKSWRMCVDYTDLNKACPKDSFPLPKLDRLVDSTAGHALMSFMDAYSGFHQIPLWPDDQEKTSFVTEQGLYCYKVMPFGLKNAPATFQRLVNTVFSGQLGRNIEAYIDDMIVKSKQREEHLADLRETFETLRKYQMRLNPKKCVFGVTAGKFLGFLIDERGIEANPDKVQAVIDMTSPKSVKEVQRLTGCLAALGWFLSTAGETLYVYLAIPEWSLSAVLLTEREGVQLPVYFVSHVLQNAELRYSPIEKFALALFMASKKLRPYFLAHKLVVYTDQPLKQPLTKLDAAGRMLKWAIELNAFDISYEPRKAIKGQAFADFIAEMTRPNFEKNVTTRWTVYVDGSSTQNGCGAGIICQSPEGDNYEYAMRFKFQTSNNEAEYEALLAGIKMCKAAGAQEILAFSDSQLIVSQVNGDYEARDPNMIKYMQVVHQEVEHLKSFEAK from the exons ATGGCCGACGCTCTAGATGAGGCCGAGTCCTTCATTCATGCCACTGAAATCTGCTCCGTCCCTAAAGAGTCTAAGGGAACAGAGACCACTGACCATCCGCAGCGAAAGGACAAATCGGATAAAAAGACCAGCCGTCCGAATGGGACATGGGCCATTGAAAAGAAAGGTTATCATACAACTCAGTCTCAAGGACTGAAGAGAGGACGTCCCTATGATAAAGAAAGATTCGAGTACAACACTGACTTGTACACAATACTGCTGGATGTCAGTGATAGATATGAGATTGATCGTCCGTTCCCCATGAAGTCGCCGGTGGAAACTAGGGACAACTCTCTTTACTGTAAGTTCCACTGTGATGTAGGACACGAAACAAAAGATTGCAAGAGTTTGCGGAGGGCTCTTGATGGGTTAGCCGCCAAGGGATTCTTGAAGTCATATCTTAGTTCAAGTGCAGGAGGAAGTGGTAAGAAATTCTACAAGAAAAGCAAGTCACCGTCATACCGCCGTGACGACAATGATACTGATCCAGAAATTGTGGCCGTCATTTCTGGGGGTCTGGCCGCTGGTGGCCCAACAATGAGAGGTCAAAAGGACTATGCAAGCCGATTGGGGCAGGTCATGTTGTCTGGAAAAGCCCCAATGGACCACTTCCCTAAAGTGGAGATTTGTGAATCAGACAGGGGCAAGATCGCCACTCCACACGACGATCCCCTGGTTATTGAATTGAAGGTAGCAAACCTCAAAGTAAGGCGTATATTAGTAGATACGGGGAGTTCGTCTGACATTATCAGCACATCTTGTCTAAATCGTCTTGAACATGACCCCAAGACCATTGAAAAGATACATTACCCGATCATTGGATTCGGAGGCGGCATAATTCATCCCCAAGGGATAATCACTTTGCCCCTACGAGTGGGAGGTCGGCATCAGAGCAAGAACCTGAACGTCCGATTTCTGATTGTGAAAGACCTCACAGCCTATAATATCATATTGGGGCGTCCAACTTTAAACCAGGCCAAAGCGGTGGTCGTCACTCATCTTATgcttatgaaatatgtttgcGATAAAGGCCAGGTCGGCACTATTCATGGTGATCAACAGCTAGCAAGAGACTGTTATCTCACTATGCTAAGCCCCGAGGCTTGGGGAAAAATTGACGAAGCACGAACAAGCTCTAAAAAAAAGCTAGATGAGATAGAGGAGAAAGTCAAGAAAGAAACCTTCACCATTGCCACGGCGCACATGGAAGCCAGACGACCTGAGCCGGTTGGTGGACATTATGAAGTCATCCTCGATGAAACACGTCCAGATAGGACGGTGCCAGTAGGGGTCTCTCCTGACGACCAGCTTGGGGCACATTTGGTCACTCTCCTGAGAGAATTCCAGgacatttttgcttttgctgtGGAAGAAATGCCGGGCATCGATCCAAGCATAGCCGTCCACAAACTCAATGTAGACGAGTCTTTAAAACATGTTcgtcagaagaagagaaatcacGGGGAAGCAAGAAACAAAGCCGCAGCTGAAGAAGTTCAGAAGTTGTTAGAGGCTGGGTTCATTCGGCCAAGTCAATATCCAGATTGGGTGGCAAATGTAGTGCTGGTACCAAAACCCAACAaatcctggagaatgtgtgtggaTTATACAGATTTAAACAAGGCTTGCCCAAAAGACAGCTTCCCTTTGCCCAAGCTGGACCGGCTGGTAGATTCAACGGCAGGTCATGCTTTGATGTCCTTCATGGATGCATACTCGGGCTTTCACCAAATTCCCTTGTGGCCAGATGATCAAGAGAAAACATCATTTGTTACTGAGCAAGGCCTGTACTGTtacaaagtgatgccgtttggCTTAAAGAATGCGCCGGCCACATTTCAACGTCTGGTCAACACTGTCTTCTCTGGTCAGTTAGGGCGCAATATCGAAGCctacattgatgatatgatagtaAAAAGCAAGCAACGTGAAGAACACTTGGCTGACCTACGAGAAACTTTTGAAACGCTCCGAAAATACCAGATGAGGTTGAATCCAAAGAAGTGTGTTTTTGGGGTGACGGCTGGAAAGTTCTTGGGATTCCTCATTGATGAAAGGGGAATCGAGGCCAATCCTGATAAAGTACAAGCAGTAATAGACATGACGTCGCCAAAATCAGTCAAGGAAGTCCAACGCctgacgggatgtctagcagCCTTGGGGTGGTTCTTATCAACGGCAG GGGAAACTTTGTATGTATATTTGGCCATTCCCGAGTGGTCCTTGAGTGCTGTCTTGCTGACTGAAAGGGAAGGAGTGCAACTCCCCGTCTATTTTGTGAGCCATGTCCTGCAAAACGCTGAATTAAGATATTCTCCAATTGAGAAGTTCGCACTTGCGCTGTTTATGGCCAGCAAGAAGCTGCGCCCTTATTTTCTGGCACACAAACTAGTGGTATACACAGACCAGCCTTTGAAACAACCTCTTACTAAGCTAGACGCTGCCGGACGAATGCTGAAATGGGCAATTGAGCTAAATGCATTTGATATCTCATATGAGCCTCGAAAAGCTATCAAGGGACAAGCATTTGCTGATTTCATTGCAGAGATGACGAGGCCAAATTTTGAAAAGAATGTGACGACTCGCTGGACAGTCTATGTAGATGGCTCGTCAACCCAGAACGGGTGTGGAGCCGGCATAATATGTCAGTCTCCTGAAGGAGACAATTATGAGTATGCCATGAGATTCAAATTCCAAACTTCCAACAATGAAGCAGAATATGAGGCTTTATTAGCCGGTATAAAAATGTGCAAAGCCGCTGGAGCTCAAGAGATACTTGCCTTCTCCGACTCTCAGCTCATTGTGAGCCAAGTAAATGGGGACTATGAGGCAAGGGACCCTAACATGATCAAATATATGCAAGTTGTGCATCAAGAAGTAGAACATCTAAAGAGCTTCGAAGCTAAGTAG